The following is a genomic window from Nitrospira sp..
CACCATTATGAGATGTGCGGTCGTCCACTACCATGAATTGGCCCTCAAGGGGCGCAATCGAGATTTCTTCGAGCAACGACTCGTCCGTAATCTCCGCCTGGCGCTGAAAGACCTGAAGATTCGGCGGGTCGAGTCCCTGCAGGGCCGCATCAGAATCACGATTCCCGAACCGGTATCGTCCGATCTCGTCGCGGAGCGATTGCGTCGGACCTGCGGCGTCTCGAACTTCCTGCTGACCGAATCCGTACCGCTGGACCTGAGCGCACCGGATTTGACGGCGCTGAAACAGGTCGCCGAACGGCAAGTCGCGGGACAGTCCTTCACCTCATTCCGCGTCACCGCGAAACGAGCCGACAAACGTCTGCCGCTGACCTCGATGGATGTCGAGCGCGAAGTCGGCGGACATCTCTGCGCGGTCACGGGGAAAACCGTCAGGCTGAAACAACCGGACCTCACCCTCCACATCGAACTGCTCACCCGTGAAGCCCATGTCGCAGCAAGGAAAATCCACGGGCCCGGCGGCATGCCGGTGGGAACCGGCGGCAAGGTGGCCTGCCTGATTTCCGGCGGAATCGATTCTCCCGTTGCGGCCTACCGCATGATGAAACGAGGCTGTAAAGCGGTCTTCGTGCATTTTTCCGGCCGCCCACTGGTCAGCCGGGCGTCGGAAGAGAAAGTCCAGGAGTTGGTCCGGCTGCTCACCGAATACCAATACTCCTCGCAACTCTACGTCATTCCGTTCGGCGAGATTCAGCGTGAGATCGTGGCCCATGCCCCAGCGCCCTTTCGTGTCGTCCTCTACCGGCGGATCATGGTGAGGATCGCGGAGGAACTGGCGCGGCGTGAGGGTTGTTGGGCGCTGGTGACCGGCGATAGTCTGGGACAAGTCGCCTCGCAAACGCCGGAAAATCTCTCGGTGGTCGAAGCGGCGGCGGAACTCCCGCTCCTCCGTCCGCTGATCGGGATGGACAAGATCGAAATCACCGACCAGGCCCGGCAGCTCGGCAGCTTCGCCACGTCGATCGAGCCGGATCAGGATTGTTGCAAGCTCTTCGTGCCGCAACACCCGAGCACGCGCACCAGGCTGGAGAACATTCTTCGGATCGAGCGGAGTCTGGAGATCAGCACGTTCGTCAAACAAGGGGTGGAGAAGGCCGAATGCTCCACCGTCACTTTTCCCCTGTAATGTAGTCCAACGCCTTCTGCCGCACGATGCGGAAGTGCGCGTTCAGCTCCCGTTCCATGGCGACCGCGACCAGCCAATCGGGGACGATGGTGTTCACCTCGACCAGCAGTTCAAACTCCGCCCTTGTTTGATTTCCGTCGCCGGCCGGTTGCAGCTTCCACGTTCGGTGGTAGCGCGTGAAATCTCCGCCCTTGAGGTCCGTGACGAGTCCGCCTCCAGGCAAGACGCGCGATTCACAGAGCAACCGGTGTTCGCCTGGCAACAGCGCATGGGAAATATAGAGATCCGTGAGAACCAGACCGTCCCTTTCTTCCAGATGCGCCAATCGCATCTTGGTCTCGAAGAGTTCGGGCCACTTGCGGTACTCGGACAGAATCGACTGGAGAACGGCCGGACTGCCGGGGAACAACAATGTCGCCGTCGCCCGCACACCACCCGCCGGATCCGGCTGAACCACGAGCGCTCGAAGCAGTTGGACCGAGCCGACTTCCCCGGCCGTCGCGATCGTGGCAGGACAGGCAACGAGGAGCATGAGACAGGCGGAGAGCAGCAGGAAAAAGGAGACGAGCCATACCATGGCAACGAGTCAACGTGTGGAAAAGACCCAGGCGAATCGGACGAATCCCTTCGCCGTGGTCGTACGCAAAACCGCATCGCCGGCACTCGACACCATGAAAGAATTATACCGATCGGCCGGCTGCAGTGCGAGGAGATAGCGGAGAGAAGATCGTGATATTTATGCGGGACGAAACACCACCACGACTCCTGAAAGCGTACCCTTCTCATCATGAATCAACGCGGCGCTGTCGCTGATCAGGTGTTCGACCCCTCGGCGACTGACCAAGAGAAATGGACGCTGCCCCAGGTCCGACGACTTCCCCATATGCAGGACGTGCAAGGCCGGATTCAGGACTGGCCTCCGGCTCCGCGGCTCCAGGAGAGTCATAATGTCCTCCACCGCCTTTCCTATGGCCTCCGATTGCTGCCAACCGGTCAACTCCTCCGCGGCAGGATTGAACATGGTGACCTTCCCCTGTCGATCGACCGTCACGACGGCGTCCCCCATCGCGTGCAATACGGCATCCAACCACCGTCCGCGTTGTTCGGCGATTCGCGAGACCCGGTGCCGAAAAAGGGCCAATTCCACCGCGGCGCGCAAATCACTGCTCACAAAGGGCTTGATCAAATAGGCCAGCGGCAACGTCGGTCTCGCCCGCTCCAGGGTCTCCTCGTCCGCAAACGCCGTCAGGTAAATCACGGGAATGGCATACTGCGATTGGATCGTTCGCGCCGCCTCGATGCCGTCCATCGCTCCCTTCAGCTTGATGTCCATCAGGATCAAGTCCGGCAGGTGCTCTTCCGCCAGCCGGACCGCCTCGCTCCCTGAAGACACCACCCCGACGACCACATACCCAAGCGAGCGGAGCTGGCGCCTGATGTCTTCGGCCACCACCGATTCATCATCGACAATGAGAACTTTTGCCTGTGCCATCGTACAGCCGTTTGGAGACGAGATCGTTCCAGATGCGTCATGCCTCAAGATCAAGGCGGTTCGACCCTCACGACCTGCCCCAGAAAATCTTCGAATCACACACCTATCCCGCTCCCTCAATGACGCACGGGAACGCAACTAACATGCCACTCCTTCCGCTGAGCATTGACAGCACGTTACGGGGAACAGGTCCCCTGTTCGTCCATACAAGGCGGTGGTTTTTGAACGGCATCCGAACAGAATCGGAGGACCTTTCGCTAAGAACTGTGGCCCCAGAAAGGGTCGCCCCTGAAATCATGACTGTGGTACCATGCCCTCTCGTACAGGAAGCCCCCGGATGTTTCGATTCATACGTCGGTCTCTTTACGCGCTGCTCGGCACAACCATCGCACTCTGCATGGTCCCAGACAGGGGACAGGCTCAGATGCCGACGGATTCCTCCGCGACGACCGAACAATCCTGCAGCTTCGGCATGGTCAAGGGTGATCCGACACACCAATGCCTGGTGCCGATTCCGGCCGGTTGCGTCATCGCCCATTTCCCTGGGACCAAGAAACCCTGGACCACCGTCTCCAAAGCCGGCCGCACCTTCTGCAAGTTCGACGAAAACGCCACGGATTGGAAGACTCGCATTACCGGCCGTTGCAGCAAATGCGATTCCACCCAATGCACGGGGCAATTCATGGTGCGGTTCGATTGCTCGAAACCGTAATGTCCGCCGCGCTCACCACCGCCGTCAAACAAGCAGCCCGCGATCTCGGATTCGATACCGTTGGCATCAGCACCCTCCCTGCAAAACCGGACCGAGACCCGAATCGCGATCAGCCTTCCCCGACCAGCCCCCTCCTTGGCCGGCTTCGTGAATGGCTCGGGCGAGGGTTCCACGCCACCATGGCCTGGATGGATCGTGACCCTGAGCGTCGGGCCGATCCGACCCGGGTGCTGCCGGGCTGCCGTTCCATCATCTCCGTCGGCATGAACTATTACACGGAGCATCGGGCTGACGAGCGTCCGGGGAACGGACGCATCGCCCGTTATGCCTGGGGCCTGGATTACCATCGAGTCGTCGGCGACCGATTGGCTCAATTGGCCGAACGGATCTCAGCCTTGGCGCCGGGGAGCCGCAACCTCGCCTACGTCGATACGGGACCCGTCATGGAAAAGGCCTGGGCTCAGCAGGCCGGCCTTGGCTGGATCGGCAAACATTCCAATTTGGTCTCCCCGCAATTCGGTTCTTGGTTGCTTCTGGGGGAAATCCTCACGACCTTGGAGTTGGACCCGGATGAGGCGGGAACTGACCTTTGCGGAACCTGCACCCTCTGTCTGCAGGCCTGTCCGACAGGAGCGATCACCGAACCCTACGTCGTGGATGCGGGACGTTGCATCTCCTACCTCACGATCGAACTTCGTGGAGCTGAACCGCCGGTACCGGATGACCTGCGTCGAGGAATCGGCAATCGAATTTTCGGCTGCGACGACTGTTTGGACGTCTGCCCCTACAACCTCCAGGCGGAACCGACGAGCGAACCGGGCTTCCAGCCCACGTCGCTGACCAATGCGCCTTCACTGCTGCAACTGACAAGGATGACCGAACAAACCTTCGCGGTCACGTTCAAGCAGAGCCCCATACGGCGCGCAAAATACATCGGGTTTCAACGCAACCTCTCCTGGGCAAGGGCCAATGAGGCAACGACGCCACTCGGACAGGCCGCGACGGCTCCGTTGAACACCGTTCCCCACTGACACGGCACCCCTGTTTCTCCCCTGCCGATAGTGGTAGGCTACGGCCTCAAGTCTTCGCTGTCCGACGGCTCACCTTCAACCTGGTGCAACGCCATGCTGGCACCGACTCTCCTGATCGTCGAAGACGAAGAACGGATGCGACGGCTCTTCGAGCTGGTGCTGAAACCGGCCGGATATGAGTTGTTGCTCGCCCGTTCCGGGGTCGAAGCGATCCGCCTGATCCAGGACCACGGATCCTTCGACATGATCATCACGGATCTTCAATTGGGCAGCCTGTCGGGAATGGACGTCTTGGAGGCGGCCAGGCAACGGCTGCCCGACGTACCGGTCCTCATCGTGACCGGCTACGGCACCGTCAAGTCGGCCGTCGAGGCCATGCAGAAAGGTGCTTACGATTACATTTCCAAGCCTATCGACAATGAAGAATTGAAAATCGTCATCGGCCGCGCGTTGCAAGTCCGTCAACTCGCCCGCGACAACCGGACCCTGCGGGCAGGGTTGCAGGAGCGGTTCGGCTTCAACCGGATCGTCAGCGTCTCCAAAGAGATGGAACTGGTGAAGCGGCTCGCCCAGGAGGTGGCGCAGACCGACGCCACCGTCCTCATTACGGGCGAAAGCGGCACGGGAAAGGATCTCCTCGCACACGCCATTCACCTCGTCAGTCCACGCGCTCAGGGGCCGATGGTGGCATTGAACTGCGCCGGCATTCCCGAGCACCTCCTCGAATCCGAGCTGTTCGGCTATGAGAAGGGAGCCTTCACCGACGCCAAGAATGCCAAGCCGGGACGTTTTCAGTTGGCAGATCGAGGCACCCTGTTCCTCGACGAAGTCGGCGAGATGAGTTTGACGGCGCAGGCCAAGCTCTTGCGGGTACTCGAACAGCATGTGGTGGAACCGCTGGGTGGCGTCCGCAGCCTCGCCGTGGATATCCGCGTCATCGCCGCAACCAACCAGGAATTGCCGGACCTCATTAAGGCGGGGCGTTTCCGCTTGGACCTGTATTATCGCCTCAACGTGTATCAGCTCCGGATGCCGGCCCTGCGCGAACGTCCGGAAGACATCGAGCCGAT
Proteins encoded in this region:
- a CDS encoding tRNA 4-thiouridine synthase — encoded protein: MRCAVVHYHELALKGRNRDFFEQRLVRNLRLALKDLKIRRVESLQGRIRITIPEPVSSDLVAERLRRTCGVSNFLLTESVPLDLSAPDLTALKQVAERQVAGQSFTSFRVTAKRADKRLPLTSMDVEREVGGHLCAVTGKTVRLKQPDLTLHIELLTREAHVAARKIHGPGGMPVGTGGKVACLISGGIDSPVAAYRMMKRGCKAVFVHFSGRPLVSRASEEKVQELVRLLTEYQYSSQLYVIPFGEIQREIVAHAPAPFRVVLYRRIMVRIAEELARREGCWALVTGDSLGQVASQTPENLSVVEAAAELPLLRPLIGMDKIEITDQARQLGSFATSIEPDQDCCKLFVPQHPSTRTRLENILRIERSLEISTFVKQGVEKAECSTVTFPL
- a CDS encoding sensory transduction regulatory protein, producing the protein MAQAKVLIVDDESVVAEDIRRQLRSLGYVVVGVVSSGSEAVRLAEEHLPDLILMDIKLKGAMDGIEAARTIQSQYAIPVIYLTAFADEETLERARPTLPLAYLIKPFVSSDLRAAVELALFRHRVSRIAEQRGRWLDAVLHAMGDAVVTVDRQGKVTMFNPAAEELTGWQQSEAIGKAVEDIMTLLEPRSRRPVLNPALHVLHMGKSSDLGQRPFLLVSRRGVEHLISDSAALIHDEKGTLSGVVVVFRPA
- a CDS encoding Epoxyqueuosine reductase QueG, with the translated sequence MSAALTTAVKQAARDLGFDTVGISTLPAKPDRDPNRDQPSPTSPLLGRLREWLGRGFHATMAWMDRDPERRADPTRVLPGCRSIISVGMNYYTEHRADERPGNGRIARYAWGLDYHRVVGDRLAQLAERISALAPGSRNLAYVDTGPVMEKAWAQQAGLGWIGKHSNLVSPQFGSWLLLGEILTTLELDPDEAGTDLCGTCTLCLQACPTGAITEPYVVDAGRCISYLTIELRGAEPPVPDDLRRGIGNRIFGCDDCLDVCPYNLQAEPTSEPGFQPTSLTNAPSLLQLTRMTEQTFAVTFKQSPIRRAKYIGFQRNLSWARANEATTPLGQAATAPLNTVPH
- a CDS encoding sigma-54 dependent DNA-binding response regulator; translated protein: MLAPTLLIVEDEERMRRLFELVLKPAGYELLLARSGVEAIRLIQDHGSFDMIITDLQLGSLSGMDVLEAARQRLPDVPVLIVTGYGTVKSAVEAMQKGAYDYISKPIDNEELKIVIGRALQVRQLARDNRTLRAGLQERFGFNRIVSVSKEMELVKRLAQEVAQTDATVLITGESGTGKDLLAHAIHLVSPRAQGPMVALNCAGIPEHLLESELFGYEKGAFTDAKNAKPGRFQLADRGTLFLDEVGEMSLTAQAKLLRVLEQHVVEPLGGVRSLAVDIRVIAATNQELPDLIKAGRFRLDLYYRLNVYQLRMPALRERPEDIEPILLQFLDRARRERGSRIRSVSDEAMAVMKHYPWPGNVRELHNVVEWLTITCKQEEITPNQLPASLTLSPRPAEAPTGSPSLLSLGLSVEEVEKAMLQEALQKSGGNVSEASRLLKITRNTLRYRMAKHNLSQPSG